tttcctacaaaatccacttgcatgcctaaaccccttctagaattttctaatcacttctaaataacctaaccccttctctaaactttgtcacattcctaagcaaaagggaagtcacttctcaaaacctcaaagtctttgataaccattaaaggcttcaagtcttcaaccactaaatggctcaaagtctttgataaccattgaaggctttcaaccttcaaccacttaatccccaaagtctccagtaaccattaatggttacctcaaaccctcccacatggttaaaacatttgttttgactcaacctctacccaacccaaaggtctcatcaggccattaatgctttgaccatgattatctcttaaacatttgcacaaaggtttatccttggattaactcttaatccagtgggtaatcttaatttggacttgacccttagcctctagataaccatgaggtcttctcaggcctttaatgcctccaacctcttctctcaacccaatcctatgttgacacttgtcaccattttattggtgccaattgtgcacatggatccccaactttcaaacttggcccttgattaaaccattcaatcttaacccttcatttccccatttcttctataaatagaacccttctcctcaagcaaaaaagagaagcattagagtattgttgttatactggcattagcatagagctttttcatagcatcactatctacacttgcatagcatttgcttatcatattcaactatcttgaatctccatatggcatccatggctagtgctaaaagctgagagctacactcatttgggacttggagaggagaggaacaagggagaagcaactatgagcatcttgattagcatttggaggagtatagtttatctattctgtgtttgtatgctttctatttcatgcttaatatctctcttgatatgcctgtttaggataatcttttgttgctaacactaatatttgttttttgtgatcttgtgtgtgttgccatcaaacagattttctaatcctttttgcagagcatcactaccTATTTCATTGTGTAGAGCTTCCAATCACTTTTTCAACActtgtaaaaaataaaaatttcaataagATATAAATGTTATGCTCATTTTACTAAAACGTGTTATTAGGATTTTCAAAATAGATATTCATTCTAAAAACATaaaattaagaaaaattaaaaagaaacttgaggaaacATATATCTGTTTTTGACATTTTAGAAATAGATATTCGTTTCTAACAAATATCTATTACAAACAAATATCCTTTTTTCTGACATAatttttttccctccatttttgccTTGttattgctttgggatttggcgtGGGGATGACAAACTTGGAAAGTTAAAGACAAAATTGTGTTTATAATTTTTTCTTGGTTTTCTAGAATTCGCGCTTATGGCTAACAACTCTTTTTTATCCgaatttgatgaaacaaaaagagtTTATTGGGAAAATTGTCAGCTTTCAACCAATATAATATAtaccttattttgaatttaatgtGTATAtattacatgtgtgtgtgtgtgtgtgtgtgtgtgtgtgtgtgcatgtatgtatatgtatatgtatatgtatatgtatatgtacatgtatatgtatatgtatatgtatatgtatatgtatatgtatgtgtatatgtatatgtatatatatatgtatatgtgtgtgtacatatatatagtatacatatgtgtgtgtatgaatatcaatatgtatatgtatacacacacacacaaacatacatataatatatttttagttTGTAACTTGCTTGGAGTTTTACAATACCTATATTCTTGGCAATTATTTTTTATAAGAGAAGGTGATACCAAATTTTTATGTATCATTTATTTTCACATaaaattcatttaaattatttacctATGCTTAAAGGGGTGACTAAATTTGGTTCCATCTACTCCATGAACTTCTTTCAAATGTTTACAAGTGTATGACAATGActgcatgcatttaaaaaaaattattaacatgTACAAGTGACAGTGTAAATTTTTGGAATactaaaatctaaatttataaATCTCAAATCTCCTCCTAAATAGTATGATATAACTCAATTTTCaccatttttatttgcaaaattctttagatgtggaatattttttttatattttcccaTAACATATATAGTGAATAGATGCTCAAGAGAGAGATAAAGGTTTGCATTTATATTATGTGTCATTAAAATTTGTGAAtgtacaaccaatgtgggataCAAGAGATAGTATACATGTGTAGTATAAGTACATGTGTAGTATAAGTATCCACCaaaatagaaaagtaaaacctCCTTTATTAAATATGTATTACTTCCCTTGGTGGATGTATGCTTGTGTGTAAAAGATATAACATCTACCCAAGTAGTACTTGCCTAAGTTATCCTAGGTGCACACTAACACAAtaaaataattaactaattacaataACATAAATTTGCATTGCATCACCATGACCATATCTTAGGTGTAGGATAGATGGCTCCTGAAACATGTGCATCAATGTTAAGTAGTCATATACAAAATAACCTCTCTCAAAATAATATGGGATATAAAACTCTCTACAAGGAAAAACTCCTCCAAAAGAGAGATTATGTAGCCTTCAATGTGTAGTCTCCTACATTCATAGTAGATGTTTGACAATAAACATTTGAACTTCATCCATGATCACTAAGTAATATTTCTCCCTTGGAAAGAAACAAACCTAGTGTTGAATACAAAATAGATTCTCATTCTTGAAAGGAATATAATAGAAGGAAACACAATATGTGTGATAAAGGAAATAGTACACATGCGTAGTATAAATCTCCACCAAACTAGGAATATTAACCATCTTTATTAAATGTGTATTACCTTCATAAGTAAATACCTACTTATGCTCAAGGGAGATACACATACCCAAGTAGATTCCTACTTATCCTATCACACTAATACATTAaactaattaataaaattaaagaatATAAATATGCACCAACAATTATGAATCTAAAGGAAATATTGAAATTTATGGACCCAAGGAAACAAGTTGGACTAAATAATCAAGTTACCAtcataatcaaatcatcaacaatTTAGGCTAACTAGAGTGGGTGGCACTTTTACACTTGTAAATCTACTAGGCTAAGGAGGGTATCCCTAGATAccttataatataattaaaaataaataaaaagttacATTCACATAACTTGGCTATACCTTGTGCATAAAAATATCCCAAATGTTGTCATTAAATACCCTTATACTACCTTACGGGTCTTTTAGACTATAGATCTCTAAGCTTATTACTAAGAAGTTACAATGTAactaaagatgataaatcagatgactaCAATGTTAAAGATGGTTATAATTCCTTGATTGGCCCGCCCTTAGTTGCAAATTGGCATGTGATCTACTTGCCTTCCTAAGGCAGGCTCCTTCTCTTGGTTACTTATTCAAGATCACATTCTATCATGTATGAGATTAGATAGGATGGGCATCACTGTAGTTTTTCGTTGTGTATTTTGTGGTTATTTCATGGAAATTAAGCACATACCGCCATATATAGTGTGAATTGGCTTAGAAGTGTTGGAAATGGTTTCAATTTCAATTGGATTGGTATCCCTCATTAAGAAATAACTTATTATCTCAATTTCAAAGTTGGCCCAAGATCCACTATAATGCCATGTTTTCTTATATATGGGAAGCCAATCCCTCTATTTTGATCCAGAATCTTTGGCCATAACGAAATAATAGAATCTttagtgttagaatatttaatctttacttggcttaggtttatttgtatttagtttaggatattcctttggaatccctacatcaATTTTGTCCtttagtacatgtgtgaggacaagtcattttttttagtttcctttattaaggaattttatatttcctccataagaggatgtggacacatggcacacacattttatgaatagtGGCATTCACAGATTTTTTGTAACTCCCCTCTTCATCTCTATTAAAGacatgtctcctctctcatttcttcttaatgacaatattgtaaagagcttcttgctctctctctctctctctctctctctctctctctctctctctctctctctctcacacacacacacacattttaggcattgcctcattcataataacacaaggggtttttctctgcttttcccctttcaaaagttcttgtgcctctttcttcacatttgggtgactGCTCtgaggtttttgcatttctcttggtaacatttatttcatcaataaacttacttggattttgtttttatttccatgctcttgtattttctttcatggtatcagagcaggttctaatccttgtttcaagttgagattgatgaaagTTACCATtttgtggagttcaccttcttggaggcattcttgagaggagaagaagttatcTTATCTAATATTTTTTACTGTGCAAGTTTTTTGCTTTAAatctgtatttatttattttttgctaaCATGTTTTGGAAGGCATGCCGCCAAAGTTATTTCTttggtttatgtttttttttgtgactagtttggaaggtttaccaccAAACTTGgcctccttaatctgtttggtcGGCTTGTCGCCAAACCCATATTATCTAACTTGTTTTTGGAAAGCTTGCCACTAAAATTGGTTTATCATTGAGTTGCATCTGTAATTTCCTTACAGGTTCTAACATTTTATTTCACTTGCaggttattttgattttttttttttaaattcctaaTTATTTATGTTTGCAGATTCAAagatctattttattttctctctactctaatctttttttttttttaattgttttatctTTCTAATTAAATCTAAATAAAACTTAATTCTGTTTAAAATAATTAATGTTTTTATAGAAAGTTTAGTCATTTTGCATCTCTACTCTAGTTTGTTCTTGTCTCAAATCTCACCAAGCTAGGCATCTGCTACTTTTTTGTTTTCTTCATTTCGCAATGCCTTATTTTACTCATTCTTTCTACATTTCTTCAAGTCTTTTATCAGTCAAGGTTTATTCTTTACACATTCATGTTGTAGGACTAACACACCTACCTCGTTGTTCTTTGTGTTTGCTTTGTGTCCTGTTAACTACATAATAACACCCCAATTATCCTTGTCCTGTCGTAACGTCTCTTTGTATTTTATCCTTGCATGTGGCTCTCTGCTCTTTTCTTTTCACTCTGTACACTTGACTTAAACGCTTTTCTCTTTTATACGATTCTTTAAAATCTTTCCTTTAAAAAGTTCTTAATTTCTATATATTTGTTTAGTTCAaagtttttaatatataaaaaggtTGAAAGTTTATATTGAAAGTTTAAAAAAAAGTTTGTTTTGAAAAGTTCCCTTAAAAAGTCAATAAAGTTTTAATATATAAAAAGCTTAAAAagtttatgaatttttttaaaagtttattATTAACTGGAGGGATTTTCCTAATTTTGTCTGGACAGAGttcagtactatcattttacttgttCTTCTGTGACAATAAAAAATGGTCTCTATTCGGAAGGCATAATCTTATAGtcatgggttcgagccccacggtggacACCAAAAATGTGTTTGTAAAATTTGGGGAACCTGCAAGggcacaaatacttcaataaaccattatttgcatgggttagttaataAAAAACAACAAACTAAAATCCATTGCAAGTTGTcttattgcctcctagaaagtgTGTGTGGATTTCTCTCAAATTGCTAAGATATCCAGTGACTACACTACACTCAAACggaggatttttaaatgcatgcaactaggcgAATGCAAGATTAATGATTAAATGTAAGATTAATTGATTAAGCGAAATGAGATTATCAACATAaatgatcaaagctctaaatgaagctaagatagattatatgcaagaaattgaatctagataagagaGATGAATATAAGCTAACGAACTAGAAGTCTAAATtattctaagattaaatgaaagctaaatgaaaactaagttgattgatgaattaaatatgcaaagcttcttcaaaattttctcgataaactgcaacacaatattagcataataacgaTGTAAAATTCTTGGATGTTGATTGAAGAATGAAAGCCTaaatttataggaaaatcaagaggaagaccAAACATCaggattgatctttaatgaacGATCAAGATTGATTcgaaggaagcacaatctaggtgaaatgatttgattggacaatttaattccattttggagagataagattgagttcaaattagcaacttagattctttccatttttcttgagttcagtcgatttgttttcttttttgaatttttgtgctcataatttccaatctatttttcaaattaattcgtctttcttgatttgtttcctttttttgaagatttatgacaatttttatttatttattatgcatgcaaaagatatttaattaaataaatgagatatttgattttaaaaagtttctattttgaattttgaatttgatcaattaattaaatgagaatttaattaattgtaattgtcATGTTAcatttttataccttaggaattaattaatcaagctctcatgattgagttaaattgattatttgattcagaactttgatgaattttattgaatttaagcacattagtcgagattagcggcccatggttttggatgaccatttttagagtattacacttaccggtttagtatctccatttcttcttctctggggATAGATCATAGGTTGTCCATGCTTTGCAACTCTTCCATATGTTCTCTTATTTTACCACGCTTTGTCTCGTGGGCGATAGAATTTCCTTGTCCTCTACcgataggaggtcttctttgttgtcttctcatgttcctgcttctggtgaagctgtcttctcccatttcCCTTTTCCTTTcggatctacattgttcctccttcttgcaacactgGTCTTCACTCTTGTCTACAAGTCTTCatcagttgtggttagatcaaccttcttccggggagcatttctaattgtgaaggtttgtcccttgttctctccatttgaggagacaaaaaaAATGTCGTTGTGggagacattcttgctagtggagcattcacaggcaccacttcctaaacctatagtgtccttggcatgcttttgcttcttcaacatcttgtccaaggcatcactactgccatcaaaccagatttttaccttgagctcatcttgacatttttcaaggtcatttcagagaatctccatttctccaacccgctgctgatattctttatcttttaattCTAGtttagatgctagatcattacaccaacactccttagtgctttcttgttgagtcttcaactctgagacacacttctcagattcttcaaggcatttgatcaaccggttctgctccacaatagtagcattcttgaatagcttgtattcatttcttactctactaagttcttcaagtgtatttacaagctcaccttcaagatcaacttctacttcctcctcttcttcaccttcactatcactacaaACACATCTTACCGGTAgaagtgatctgcatgatcattctcagatgtgtgcctctcgtcttctgattcttgagccatgaagatgtgggttccttcatcatcattattGTAGTTGCTTCATCATCATTAACTCCAACAAAACATTATCTAACGCCACCTCTAGGCTCTAGGAGGCATTCCTGTATCAGTTTATCTTAGCTCTTCAAAATAATTTTCTGTTTCATTCATTTTGGAGGGAGCTTGCTAGGATAAAGTTAAAAAAGGAAGCTTGACAGAGTATTTATCGTTAACTAAAATTAATCCTTTGACAACAACCAAATAAATCGCAACACGAGTTCTAGGTAAAATATTCTGACATGATTCCTGCGGCTTAGAAACGCCACTGCAAGAAAGTCAAACATATGCCTTCAAAATGTGACTGCAAACCCTTTTATAAAATGTTTTAAGTACACCGATTTATATTATTGACAATCGTGCAGGGAACTCGAGTGAGAAATATTTATTATattcaatttttcttttcttttttctgtgGTTCACTGACCATACCCAATGGATAGTTCACTTCAGCAGCATATTAACAGGTGACTTTGATTTGTGCCTTCAAAAGCAGCCCAAGGTTGCAACCATAGAGAATAGTAATTTCGATTCAGATTTAAGTTGACCTGCCCAGAAGCTAAGCCACCATCATCGTACGTAAATCTAATGCAATCGTATTAAAAGCTTATGTCAGGGTTATACTAGGATGCCTTCACGTATAATAAAGAGCCTCACAAAATCACAAATTGAAAGCAGGGCAAACGGTTATCTTATTGTTTCAAAAACAGAACCACCCTTTCATTCCCTATCGTGGAGGCAACATTGGCATCGCTGCTTAGGAGAAATGCAGTCAACATTGACGTAGATGAAGAATTGGCCCATTTCTTGTACCAAATTAAAGCAAAACTCTGTCAACTTTATTTCTTTCAAGCTGCAGTTCCCTTGGCCTTGGCTATCAGCACCTTCAGATAACTGGCTTTATTTTCTTGAGAACACATTTAAACTTAGTTTTGCTTAGTCAGTTTTATCACTTACAGCCGTTTTGATTAGTAAGTTTTGGCTGTAATTTGTTAATGTATCAATACTTCTTTCCAACAATGCTTAAAAATAAACAACTCTAATGTGAAATCATTAAAGATACCTTGGTCTTTTGGCACTTAACAGTCATGTTTTATGGGTCGAGACAAAAATCGTTGCACTTTATGATTCTCAAATGCTTTCACGATATATTTTGACATCGTTGAAGTTTTCCTCTAGAATTGCctactttttatatatatatatattacaatgtCATGATTTCTTTCATACAAAGTTAAAATTACTCTGAAACAGAGAATGAGGTCCCAAAGATTCTGAAGGTTCTAAAACAATAAGGTGTTCAATGTCACAGGAAAACTTTCAGTTTCTTTCATATAAAGTTAGTATTACTCTTAACAGAGAAGAATAAGGTAATAAAGATTCTGTAAACTTCTGAAAAATTAGGTGTTCCATGCCATGAGAAACCTTACAGTTTCCTTCATATAAAGCTAGTATTACTCTGAAACAGACAATAAGGTATTAAagattttgtaaagctttaaaaaATAAGGTGTTCAATATCATGAGAAACCTTTCAGTTTCCTTCCTATAAAGTTAATAATACTCTGGAACAGAGAATAAGGACTACATATTCTGTACAATTTTGACTAATGCTACTTGCTCCATCTGACCTGTCATATCTGCCAACAAAATGACATATATGATCCATGTTTGAAAGATTATCAACTTGCATGCATAaaatttagttaaaaaaaaaaaagagaaatagaaatagTTCCCTAGAAAGTTACATATAAAGAAATATATATCTATAGGATTCATTAAGCATGCATGTGAAACATCTAAGAAAACATCTCTTAGTTGTTAACGTGGTCAGAATACATCTCCATGAGAGCAATAACAATAAACGAAGAATTAAAACAATGTAAATGCAATCTATTTTTCTGTCCTTGATCCCTTTAATTTCCATCGAGAATACGAGGAACTTCTAAATGTATACTCATTGTGAGACGAGGCACCAGAATTGACTTGGTTTTCCTGTGATTTGCTCTCTTCAGGTTTGGGTTCCCAAGATGATGGTCCACCTGTTCCAATTTCTACTTCTCTCAAGTTGCGAAGGAACATGGGACCAAGTTTACCAACTCTCCCTTTAGGTTGGATGCCTTTTGTGTTCCCTTCCAGAATAGACACCACGCCACTATCCACTTTTTCTTTTAAGATAGGTAAATCACCAGAACCATCAGATTTCCTCTTTTTTATATTAGCAACTGCATTGATCTTTAATTCTGTAGCCTTTTCCAAAGGGGCAATTAGATCAATGAAAGGCCTGTCGTCATCACTTTCATTTTTGTCTAATTTTCTTTCCTTTTTATCTTCACCCTTACTTTCTTTAGAATGTCTTTTGCGAGTGGTCTCATGTCCCTTATTCTTGTGAGTTGCTAGATTTGCAATTATAGCATTGGCATCCTCActgagatcctcatgatcatgacCCTTCGATGATCTATTCCTTTTCTTCTGGTGATTTGGAATGCTCGCAATAGGATGTCCATCAAGGATCTGCAAGTTTGGAAGCAATTCTTTGACCTGTGCACACAATATTAACATATTGTCACTCTTAGTCTCCTATAGATAAGAGCACTAAGAAAACAATTTAAATTGTATAGTGTATACTCATAACTGGGAAAGACCAAAGCATTAATTCAATACCTTGCTCTGATATTGTTCGTCTTCGCATACACCATTTCCATGTAAATTGAGGTTTTTCAATTCATGTAGAACACCAATAACCTACACTTTATTGTAAGTGAAATTtacatataaatttatatttcTCAACATATTATTATATATCAAGCTATAGACAAAGATATATTACCTACATTTTATCCTCCATGATGAAATAGGACAAAGAAAGGATAGAATTGCTTTTATCATTATACCTGTATTTCTGACCAGAGACGAAGATGATTATGTCCCAAGTCTAGGATTTGAAGCTTGCCATTCTGCTCCAATTCTTTCGGGAGATTCTGTAAAGCAAAAACAATTTTCTTATAACATATATATTGATTATTAGAATTAACTTTTATCACATATACTGAATTTTGCATTGAGGAACTGATAGTTCCCACACAATGCTCTGCTTAATCCCATAAGA
The nucleotide sequence above comes from Cryptomeria japonica chromosome 11, Sugi_1.0, whole genome shotgun sequence. Encoded proteins:
- the LOC131072918 gene encoding uncharacterized protein LOC131072918 isoform X2, which encodes MGAMQRLTLPLISAQHPDKDLATITTLSFPKRGITQIVGLDACEKLSRLDLSNNSLSSIEGLALCSNLKWLSVAGNCLQSLKGIEGLVKLTVLNASHNELTSMDEVSLLVDLRALILNVLSHNPIRELGKSLAKISSISKLSLSYCRLQTIGTSLKCCVDLKELRLAHNQLMNLPKELEQNGKLQILDLGHNHLRLWSEIQVIGVLHELKNLNLHGNGVCEDEQYQSKVKELLPNLQILDGHPIASIPNHQKKRNRSSKGHDHEDLSEDANAIIANLATHKNKGHETTRKRHSKESKGEDKKERKLDKNESDDDRPFIDLIAPLEKATELKINAVANIKKRKSDGSGDLPILKEKVDSGVVSILEGNTKGIQPKGRVGKLGPMFLRNLREVEIGTGGPSSWEPKPEESKSQENQVNSGASSHNEYTFRSSSYSRWKLKGSRTEK
- the LOC131072918 gene encoding uncharacterized protein LOC131072918 isoform X1, producing the protein MGAMQRLTLPLISAQHPDKDLATITTLSFPKRGITQIVGLDACEKLSRLDLSNNSLSSIEGLALCSNLKWLSVAGNCLQSLKGIEGLVKLTVLNASHNELTSMDEVSLLVDLRALILNDNEIDSICRLDRLINLNTLVLSHNPIRELGKSLAKISSISKLSLSYCRLQTIGTSLKCCVDLKELRLAHNQLMNLPKELEQNGKLQILDLGHNHLRLWSEIQVIGVLHELKNLNLHGNGVCEDEQYQSKVKELLPNLQILDGHPIASIPNHQKKRNRSSKGHDHEDLSEDANAIIANLATHKNKGHETTRKRHSKESKGEDKKERKLDKNESDDDRPFIDLIAPLEKATELKINAVANIKKRKSDGSGDLPILKEKVDSGVVSILEGNTKGIQPKGRVGKLGPMFLRNLREVEIGTGGPSSWEPKPEESKSQENQVNSGASSHNEYTFRSSSYSRWKLKGSRTEK